DNA from Pseudomonas mendocina:
GCGCAGCGGTTCACTTCCGCCGAGCGCGCAGTGGGTGAGCAACCCGAAGGGCTGGCCGAATATCGCCAGCGCTTGAGCGAGCAGCCGCCCCGTGGCGTGCGTCTGGAGCTGGTCAAGCGTCTCGACGCGGCGGCGCAAACCACGGCCCTGGCCAGCCTGCTGCGTTATGAGGTGGGCAAGACCCAAGCGCTGCTGGCACTAAGGGCGCGTGGTGAGAACCTCGATGAGGCCGAGTTACAGGCCCGTACCCAAGAGCAGGCGCAAGCCATCCGCCAGTCCAGCGCCCAGGCGGTCGAGTCGTTCATGCTGTATGCCTATCGGCAGATGCCCAGCGACCAATTGGCCGAGTATGCGACGCTGTACGAGCATGCCAGCGTCAGCCAACTGCTCAGCGCCAGTATCGAGGTTGTGCCGCAGCTGTTCGGCGAGCGCCGTGAACAACTGCGCAAGGCAGTGAGCAAGCCGTAGGGCGGATCGGAACGCCGATCGTTCGTAGTGCGAGCGAACAGCCGTTCTGCTGTGCCACTCCATTCAGCGGCGTACTGCTTCGTGAGCACGCCCTACGACGGCATGGGGGCAGCCGTAGGGCGGGTTCAGCCCGGGTTGGTCGTTCAGTGTGGGTGCTGGAACTGTGCGGCCAGCTCGCGCAGGGCGACTTCGGCGCTAAGCACCTTGTTCACCGCGTCTTCGGCCTTTTCCCGGCTCAGGCCCAGGGCTTCGAACAGTTCATCGTCGACCTCGCCTTGCGGGCCGGCGCCGATACCGCGATTGCGCAGCAGGCTGACGGCCAGGCACACCAGGTTGGGGAAAGCGGCGTTGTCACCGGCATAGCTCGGATCCTGCTGGAAGCGCAGAGCGCTGGAAAGCTCCTCGGGCATGTCCCAGTGGCGCATCAGCCAGGCACCGATCTGTTCGCGAGTGATGCCCAGCAGATGCTGCTCGATATGGCTGTGCGACAGGTGCGGGTTGACCTCCAGGTGGCGGCAGATCAGCGAGAAATGCGGCGGGAAGACGTGAGCCAGCACCAGATAGCCAAAGTTGTGCAGCAACCCGGCCAGGTAGGTCAGGCCCGCTTCCGGGCGCTGCGCGCGCGGCATGGCGCGAGTCAGGCCTTCGATCACGGCGGCGGTGTAGATCGCTTGCTGCCAATAGGGTGTGGCCTGTTGTGGCTGATCTTTGGGTAGGCTGAGGGTTTTGCCCAGGGCGAGGCCAAGTGCCAGGTTGATCACCAGATCGAAGCCCAGCACACGGACGATGGCATCCTCGACCGAACGAATCTTGCCGGGGGCGGCGTAGTAGGGTGAGGCAGCCCAACTGACCACCTGCGCGGCCAGTGCCGGGTCGGTTTCGACCACGCCAGTGATGTCGTCCACCGTGGCATTGGGGTCGACGCGCAGCTTGATGATCTTCTGCGCGGTTTCCGGCAGTGGCGGAATCTCGATGGTTTCTTCCAGTCGCTGCTGGATACGGCGCGCGGTGAAGGCCTGTACCGCCTGGGTGATTTCCGCGCGGTCGTCATCGGGGCGGTCAAGGTTCAGGCGGATAGCGCTGACCGGTTCGCCGAAGCGTGCGGCGCTGGCTTTGCTCAGCAGCCCCTTGAAGGCCTCGGTAGGAATCTCCAGTAGAACGCCCGGCTGGCCGGACTCGATCAGTAGCTTCGGCACTTGCAGCAGGCGTTCTTCATACAGGCAGGGCGAGCTGGTCAGCGGCGGCAGGCCCGGCAGGGCGGCCAGGTTGTGCTTGCCGAGCATGCGTTCGAGGCGCTCCGGCTTGACCGCAGTGAGCTGACGCCCGGTGAGCTCCGCCAGACGCGAAAGATCCAGCAGGTGGCTGCGTGGGTAGAGCACCAGCAGGGCGCCGACAGCGTCATCCACCAGCACGGCTTGCAGGCGCGTCTCGTTCGGCAGGCCCGGTCGCTCCGCGCGTACCTGGTAGGGCACGGCGAGTTTCTCCAGCAGTTGCACGATCACGGCAGGGGCCTGCGGGTTGTCGTTGGGGGCGAGGGCGGCTTCAGTCATATCGGTATCCGGCGTTGGCGCATCTGTTTCGGAGTATAACCAGCGGGCAGTTGCGCAAAGGTTCGTGGCGGCAGTTGTCCTGTGACCAGGTTCACACTTGACCGTATTGCTGGCCGTGACGCAACCAGCGTTCCAATAATGGAGCCACATGTTGTGGCCAATGTTCCAAAAGTGCCTGCGCCGCATCGCGAACGGCTGGCAGCAGATCGGCGTCACGCATCAGATCCGCCACCTTGAATTGCAGCAGGCCGGTTTGACGGGTGCCGAGCATTTCGCCCGGGCCGCGCAGTTCCAGATCCTTCTCGGCGATGACGAAACCATCGGTGGTCTCACGCATGATCGCCAGGCGCTCGCGTCCCAGCTGCGACAGCGGCGCGTGGTAGAGCAGCACGCAATGGCTGGCTGCACTGCCCCGGCCGACGCGCCCGCGTAGCTGGTGCAACTGCGCCAGGCCCAGACGCTCGGGGTTCTCGATGATCATCAGGCTGGCATTGGGCACGTCGACGCCGACTTCGATCACCGTGGTGGCCACCAGCAATTGCAGGTGGCCTTGCTTGAATTCGTCCATCACCGCGGCCTTTTCGGCCGGCTTCATGCGTCCGTGAATCAGGCCGACGCGCAGCTCGCCGAGTGCCGCCGAGAGCTCCTCGAAGCTGGTCTCCGCCGCCTGGCAGGTGAGTTCCTCGGATTCTTCGATCAGCGTGCACACCCAGTAGGCCTGGCGGCCCTGCTGGCAGGCATTGCGCACACGCTCGACCACCTCATCGCGGCGGCTGTCGGCGATCACCAGGGTATTCACCGGCGTGCGGCCGGGGGGCAGCTCGTCGAGGATCGAGGTATCCAGGTCGGCGTAGGCGCTCATCGCCAGGGTGCGCGGGATGGGCGTGGCGGTCATGATCAACTGGTGCGGGCAGAGGCGGCCGTCGATGCCCTTCTGGCGCAGGGCCAGGCGCTGCTGGACGCCGAAGCGGTGCTGCTCGTCGATGATCACCAGTGCCAGGCGCTTGAACCTCACCTCGTCCTGAAACAGCGCATGGGTGCCGACCACCATCGGGCAGCCGCCAGCGATCTGTTCCAGTGCCGACGCGCGTGCTTTGCCCTTGAGCTTACCGGCCAGCCAGGCGACGTCCAGGCCGAGCGGTGCCAGCCATTTGCTGAAGTTGAGGAAATGCTGCTCGGCGAGGATTTCGGTCGGCGCCATCAGCGCCACCTGATAGCCCGCTTCCAGTGCCTGCAGGGCGGCCAGGGCGGCGACCACCGTCTTACCGGCACCGACATCGCCTTGTACCAGGCGCAGCATGGGTTCGCTTTGCGCCAGGTCGTAGGCGATCTCGGCGCCGACCCGTTGCTGCGCACCAGTGGGAGCAAAGCCGAGGTTCTGCAGATACAGCTGCGGCAGTTTCTTTGCCGCAGGAAGGGCCGGTGCCTGCTGCCGGCGCACCTGCTCACGCAGGCGTTGCAGGGACAACTGGTGCGTCAGCAGTTCTTCGAAAGCCAGACGATGCTGAGCCCAGTGGCGGCCTTCGGCGAGTTCTTCGACATCGGCATCCGGCGGTGGCCGATGCAGGTAGCGAATCGCTTCGTCCAGTGGGGCCAGGCGATAGTCGCGGGCCAGTTCGCTCGGCAGCCAGTCCGGCAGGCTGTGTGGCCCGAGGCGCGCCAACGCCTGCTGGCTGAGTTGGCGCAGGCGCTGCTGGGTCAGCCCTTCGGTGGTCGGATAGATGGGCGTCAGGCTCTGCTCCACCGGTGCCGGTTCGTCGCCGCTCTGCGCGCGGTATTCCGGGTGGTAGATTTCCAGGCCAGTGGCGCCAGGGCGTATTTCGCCATAACAGCGCAACGCGGTGCCGCGTTTGAGCCCTTCCTTCTGCGCCTGGCTGAAGTGGAAGAAACGCAGGCTCAGCGTGCCGCTGCCATCCTGCAGGCGCACCAGCAGGCTGCGTCGCCGGCCCATGACGACGTCGGCACCGGCGACCGTGCCTTCGACCACTGCATCCTGGCCTGGTCGCAGGGCGCCGATGGGTGTGATACGCGTGCGATCCTGGTAGCGCAGGGGCAGATGGAAGAGGACGTCCTGCAGGTTCTCCAGGCCGACCTTGGCCAGTTTTTCAGCCAGCGCCGCGCCCACGCCCTTGAGCGTGGTAACGGGAACGCTGGCCAGTTCGGTCACGCTTGCTCTCAGGCGCTCTTGGCCTGGGGACGGGCCACCGAGCACAAGCGAATGGAGTCGGCCAGCACTTCGATGGCGTTGGGCCGCGGGAAGCTGGCGCGCCAGGCTATGGCCACGGTGCGGAAGGGCACCGGTGCGCTGAGCGGACGTACTTCGATCACGCCGGGTGCGTAGTGGTGGCTGTCCACCGCCGAGAACGGCAGGATCGACACGCCAAGGCCGGAAGCGACCATGTGGCGGATGGTTTCCAGCGAGCTGGACTCTACGGTGGTGTGTTTGCCGTGGTCGTCGCCGCCCTTGCGCAGGGTGGGGCAGGCTTCCAGCACCTGATCGCGGAAGCAGTGGCCTTCACCGAGCAACAGCAGGCTCTTGTCGTTGAGCAGCTTGGTATCGATGGTTTCCATCGTCGCCCAGGGATGGCCGGTCGGCAGCAGGGCGTAGAACGGCTCGTCATACAACGGCTTGGTCAGTACATCGGCTTCCTGGAAGGGCAGCGCGATGATGATCGCGTCCAGTTCACCGGTGCGCAGCTTGTCGCGCAGGATGTGGGTGAAGTTTTCCTCGATGTACAGCGGCATGTCCGGTGCGACCCGGTGCAACTGCGGAATCAGGTGCGGGAACAGGTAGGGGCCGACGGTGTAAATGGCGCCGATCTTCAGTGGCGCAGCCAACTGATTCTTGCCGGCCTGGGCCAGCTCACGGATGCCCTGAGCCTGCTCCAACACCTTCTGTGCCTGGGTGACGATGCCCTCGCCGACCGGAGTCAGGCGTACCGCGCTCTTGCTGCGTTCGAAGATCAGTACGCCGAGCTCGTCCTCCAGCTTCTTCACGCCGACGGAGAGGGTCGGTTGGCTGACGTGGCAGCGTTCGGCGGCGCGGCCGAAATGCTGCTCCTGGGCAAGGGTGACGATGTAACGCAGTTCGGTGAGGGTCATAGTCTTTTTCCATTGAACTGCCACAAGCATAGCGGGTGTAGTCAATGGAACCAAGCGCCCGCGGCTCTACACCGAGGGCACTTGTTTTCAGCGTTGTTCCAGCGAGTAGACAAAAGGCGCGACGATTTCCAGCGTGCCGTTCTTCAGCAACTCAGCGGGCGGCTTGGGCAGCGGCTGGGCGCGGCGGATGGTTTGCAGCGTGGCGCGATCCAGCGATGCGCTGCCGGTCTTGCCCACCAGTTCGTAGGACAGCACCATGCCGTTGCCGTCGATCACGAAGCGCAGTCGGTTGGTGCCCTTCAGGCCACGGCGGCGTGCATCTTCCGGGTAGCGCTTGTAGCGCGCCAGATGATTGAACAACTCGCTCTGCCAGGTGCGTTCGGCGGCGCTGGGAACACTGGGCGCGGCCAGTTGCGGTGCAGCCGGCTTGTTCTCGCTGGGCGTTTCATTGGCCGGGGCAACGCTTTCCTTGACGCTCTCGGTTTCCTGCGGCTTGGGCGGAACCGGCTCAGGCGGTTTTGGCTTGGGCGGCTGGGGTTTGGGCTGCGGCTTGGGTTTGGGCGGCAGGGCGATCTTCGCCTTGGGCGCTTCGGCCAGCTTGGGCAATGGCTCCGGTTCCGGCTGCACCTGCGGGGGCGGCGGAGGTGCCGGGGCAGGCGCCGGTGCTGGCAGCGGTTCCAGTTCGATCATCATGGCGGCAGGCGGCAGTTCCAGCGGTTCTGCCTTGACCGTCCAGTACATCGCCCAGAGTCCGATTGCCACATGCAGGCCGAGGATCACCAGCAGACTGATGCCCCAGCCGGACAACTTGCGTACGTTGGCCATCAGTTCCCGACCGTCT
Protein-coding regions in this window:
- a CDS encoding aminoacyl-tRNA deacylase and HDOD domain-containing protein → MTEAALAPNDNPQAPAVIVQLLEKLAVPYQVRAERPGLPNETRLQAVLVDDAVGALLVLYPRSHLLDLSRLAELTGRQLTAVKPERLERMLGKHNLAALPGLPPLTSSPCLYEERLLQVPKLLIESGQPGVLLEIPTEAFKGLLSKASAARFGEPVSAIRLNLDRPDDDRAEITQAVQAFTARRIQQRLEETIEIPPLPETAQKIIKLRVDPNATVDDITGVVETDPALAAQVVSWAASPYYAAPGKIRSVEDAIVRVLGFDLVINLALGLALGKTLSLPKDQPQQATPYWQQAIYTAAVIEGLTRAMPRAQRPEAGLTYLAGLLHNFGYLVLAHVFPPHFSLICRHLEVNPHLSHSHIEQHLLGITREQIGAWLMRHWDMPEELSSALRFQQDPSYAGDNAAFPNLVCLAVSLLRNRGIGAGPQGEVDDELFEALGLSREKAEDAVNKVLSAEVALRELAAQFQHPH
- the recG gene encoding ATP-dependent DNA helicase RecG — its product is MTELASVPVTTLKGVGAALAEKLAKVGLENLQDVLFHLPLRYQDRTRITPIGALRPGQDAVVEGTVAGADVVMGRRRSLLVRLQDGSGTLSLRFFHFSQAQKEGLKRGTALRCYGEIRPGATGLEIYHPEYRAQSGDEPAPVEQSLTPIYPTTEGLTQQRLRQLSQQALARLGPHSLPDWLPSELARDYRLAPLDEAIRYLHRPPPDADVEELAEGRHWAQHRLAFEELLTHQLSLQRLREQVRRQQAPALPAAKKLPQLYLQNLGFAPTGAQQRVGAEIAYDLAQSEPMLRLVQGDVGAGKTVVAALAALQALEAGYQVALMAPTEILAEQHFLNFSKWLAPLGLDVAWLAGKLKGKARASALEQIAGGCPMVVGTHALFQDEVRFKRLALVIIDEQHRFGVQQRLALRQKGIDGRLCPHQLIMTATPIPRTLAMSAYADLDTSILDELPPGRTPVNTLVIADSRRDEVVERVRNACQQGRQAYWVCTLIEESEELTCQAAETSFEELSAALGELRVGLIHGRMKPAEKAAVMDEFKQGHLQLLVATTVIEVGVDVPNASLMIIENPERLGLAQLHQLRGRVGRGSAASHCVLLYHAPLSQLGRERLAIMRETTDGFVIAEKDLELRGPGEMLGTRQTGLLQFKVADLMRDADLLPAVRDAAQALLEHWPQHVAPLLERWLRHGQQYGQV
- a CDS encoding hydrogen peroxide-inducible genes activator, with protein sequence MTLTELRYIVTLAQEQHFGRAAERCHVSQPTLSVGVKKLEDELGVLIFERSKSAVRLTPVGEGIVTQAQKVLEQAQGIRELAQAGKNQLAAPLKIGAIYTVGPYLFPHLIPQLHRVAPDMPLYIEENFTHILRDKLRTGELDAIIIALPFQEADVLTKPLYDEPFYALLPTGHPWATMETIDTKLLNDKSLLLLGEGHCFRDQVLEACPTLRKGGDDHGKHTTVESSSLETIRHMVASGLGVSILPFSAVDSHHYAPGVIEVRPLSAPVPFRTVAIAWRASFPRPNAIEVLADSIRLCSVARPQAKSA
- a CDS encoding energy transducer TonB, translated to MANVRKLSGWGISLLVILGLHVAIGLWAMYWTVKAEPLELPPAAMMIELEPLPAPAPAPAPPPPPQVQPEPEPLPKLAEAPKAKIALPPKPKPQPKPQPPKPKPPEPVPPKPQETESVKESVAPANETPSENKPAAPQLAAPSVPSAAERTWQSELFNHLARYKRYPEDARRRGLKGTNRLRFVIDGNGMVLSYELVGKTGSASLDRATLQTIRRAQPLPKPPAELLKNGTLEIVAPFVYSLEQR